TTTGGAGGTTGACATTAAATTCAATTATGACAGATCAAAATTTATTGAGACAGACTTAAGTTATACTTATATCTAATGAAACtctttacaaatatatcattcaaaaaaaaattattagattaatattttaaaaatctcatcattaaaatacacatttttattatttattgtgcACACAAGATTTCATGttaattaaatgaaattttactattcaatcaataaactcATGTTTAGTGAATAACtctaaaatatacaaaaattttaaatttaatcatttaattaacAATATAGCTATTTATTTCtaattatcttgaaattttgaaagcatAGAGGTTAGAGGATATAAAGAGAAAATGTAATACaatagtgaatttgtcaaaatacaatccaataaaaaatttgttgagtggtgtaacattataGACAAGATATTTGGTAACCATTTTCAAGTGATGTTTATTAAGTGACACAGTATTAGGAGTCTTTTGgcttaatattgttaaattcgAAGTTAATTTGTGCTATAGGTACTGTTCCAACTTATTTAGGAAtttgaggaaagagagtgaatttcggcaataccgttgccgaaattcaacaaaagtaggagagagaaatttttgatTTTCGGCAACACCATCACCGAAATTCCTTCTgcacatttcaatttttttttttttttaagaaatgatatgtgcacacaatttttacaataattttacaacattttcacaacaaatcacaggtaattagttattattagttaacatttgaatttaacactgagattacttttttaatccaacaataacaacctgccacttaaaatttgttgtaaaaatattgtaaaaattgtgtgcacatatcatttcttaaaaaaaaaaaaaaaaaaaaaaaaaaaaaagtgaaatgtggcaatggcattgccgaaataggagggaAAAATTTCCAATATCGGCTACAAGGCAAGCCCTTGGCCTGAGGTGAGGTGAAaatccccaaagcggacaaaatATTGTGTTCCCACAAAAAGGCGCTTTTCAGGGGACGAGCCCCGTCGGAGTATTGTCCGCTCTGGGGGGATTTTCGGGATTTTCACCTCAGGCGCTATTGGCCGATATTGGCTTGACACCCTTGACTCCCCACACGGTTTTGTTACCCTCGAGGGGCACGCCTCTACCACTACAACACATGTGTTGTAGTGGTACCCTATTGCCTTGAGCACAAGCTTATAAGGTATAGGGGGAGCGCTTCTCTAAGCGATGTGGGACTCTTGCACAATGAGCATGCCCACACTCACTAAGAGGACAAAGCCGTGCGGGTGTCAAGCCAAAAATCCAATATCGGCTACAAGGCAAGCCCTTGGCCTGAGGTGAGGTGAAaatccccaaagcggacaaaatATTGTGTTCCCACAAAAAGGCGCTTTTCAGGGGACGAGCCCCGTCGGAGTATTGTCCGCTCTGGGGGGATTTTCGGGATTTTCACCTCAGGTGCTATTGGCCGATATTGGCTTGACACCCTTGACTCCCCGCACGGTTTTGTTACCCTCGAGGGGCACGCCTCTACCACTACAACACATGTGTTGTAGTGGTACCCTATTGCCTTGAGCACAAGCTTATAAGGCATAGGGGGAGCGCTTCTCTAAGCGATGTGGGACTCTTGCACAATGAGCATGCCCACACTCACTAAGAGGACAAAGCCGTGCGGGTGTCAAGCCAAAAATCCAATATCGGCTACAAGGCAAGCCCTTGGCCTGAGGTGAGGTGAAaatccccaaagcggacaaaatATTGTGTTCCCACACTTAGTAACAAaggtgtttttttaatttagaagaaaatagaagtgaacttattattaaattaaactGGCTTTGTCAGCctaaagtacaaaaaaaaaagctatggTGGAACATCCACCATCCAAACTAAAAAGTTTGAGACATTAACAACATGTTGAGCCAGACCATAGGCAAATTTGTTACCTTCTCTCCTAGTATGAGAGTAACGTAATTAAGGTGTTAATAACTTAGTGAAGGTAGTATCGATTTGTCTATGAGATATATTTAGAGGTCTTAATAataaaggtttttctttttttcttttttttgagagaatttcaATATATGGCATCCAGTCCTAAAGATGGCcttttatcattagactaagacaccaatcagtttttggtataggcggggattgaaccacaaatctcttattcaaccatcatagattttaccagttgcgctaactagaacccactaaTAAATGTTTTTCTTATCATGTGGTTACCACGATATATAATATGCCAATCAAAGCTATTTctatcaattttcaaaaactctCACCAATCATTAATTCTAGTAAAATCACTACCAACCACTACCATAAACCTTAATGAAAAACCATCCCACTCCAAACCCCTCCCTATCCTCCTTTAAAAATATCTAAACATAGTTCTTTTCACCATCCCCTTCTCTTCCCTCTCCTCCCTTCTTCTCCCACTCCATTCAAACAATTTGCtaattattaaaaactaaattcgCATGGGAAAATACCAAAAGATTTATAGTTCaaccaacatttttttttataataaagacatttaaaattcaaatatttttaccccaaaatactattaaattataaaagaattgaacTAGTGCGAATCACAAAATATTTACCAAACTTTTAGCCAAAAGCATCTAAAGGCCCAATGGGCTAGTTCTTAGAAACTTATTTagcaatcaaattcaaaaagcCCAATAGTACTAAAAGAGATTGCATAAAccacatatttgaattttcactcATCGTAAACTACAATGTAAACAATTTAGGACTTCCCGCAGCCCAGGCCCACCCACGTTTCTCTCACTAAACTCTCTCACAAAGTACGACAGTGGTATAAACGTAGTTTCGCGGCAACACAAATGGCAATTTCCAAATCCCCCAtttctccacacacacacacacacacacacattctcTCTAAAACCTCACATTCATTTCCAAAGCAGCCCCTCTTTCATCAGTCTCtgctttattttcttctctctctacaaaacaaaaaaaactaaaaccctTTGCACTTTCCACGCTGCCGCCATGTCCGTTCTCAGCCAGCTGCGCTCCCTCGCGCCGCGGCGCATCGGGCTCCTCTCGACCCGAGCCTACGGATCGGCGGCTCAGCTCCAGTACGACTACAGCGAAGAGGAGGACTCCGAGGACGAGGGAGCGCCACGTCAACTTGGGATGGCTGAGTCCGAAGGTTGGGGGTGGGTCCCAGAGAGAGGGGTGCAGTGGGTCCTCATGGGAGACCGTGGAATCAAGCGACACGTGTACGGCGAGAGGCTCTCGAAGCTTCTCGAAGTTCCTCACATTTCCATGGGCACCTTGGTCCGCCAAGAGCTCCACCCTCGCTCTTCTCTCTACAAACAGGTCAGCTCAGGTTTTTCCAAGTTTTTTGGAAATGGGTGTttaaggttgtgtttggatgGGAGCTGAATAATGTGTTTTTTTGTATTTACTATAAAATGTGGggtttggcttttctttttgttttttgaaaaatttagggGATATTTGTTACTTCATTTTAAACaaatgttttctatttttaatcatcattacacgtatttttacgtAATATTTTCCATATACGTATcttaagaaaactaaaaattattatttaaagacaCTACCAAACAGCCCTTAATATTGTTTGAGTTTAATTTGAGGTTACCATTGGTGATGATTACTTTATAAaacattgttgttgttttttttttttgccaagtcGAATGGGCATGTTAATGGGATTTAAGTTTAACCAGTTTGTTTTTAgctgagaatttaatttttgttccgATTAGTGATGAAAATACATGAAAGATTCAAACTTCAAAACGTGTGCTTGAGCCTTTGTTTGTATTTGAGTTTTGAATTTATGTGATTCGTGTAAGTTTTGGGTGCGTCAAGATGAGAAATTTGGTGTGCTTGAAATTGATTGGGCATGGCATGGTAGTAATTTTGTTCTCTGTATTTTTGCAATTTCAGATTGCAAATGCAGTGAATGAAGGGAAGCTTGTTCCGGAGGAGATAATTTTTGCCCTGTTGTCGAAAAGGCTCGAAGAAGGTTACTGCAGAGGCGAAACGGGGTTCATTTTGGATGGGATTCCTCGAACAAGGATGCAAGCTGTAAGTTTAGTTTTCATTGATTCGGGttacttgtgaactgtttgcaTTCTAGTTATTACACTTTTTACTCTCAAATGATTGATTTCTTACGTGTTTTTTTGAATGCTgcaatttatttctttttcaggAGATTCTTGACCAAATCGCTGATATCGATTTAGTGGTGAATTTCAAATGCACAGAAGACAGCttgttgaaaaaaaatctaCGAGCTGGAAACTTTTCTCATCATCGTGATCATCTAAGCATGAGCAATTATCCTGGGTGTAATCTAAATCTGCAGTCACAGGACAAACAATTAGATTCCTCTTCTGCTGATTCAGGAGCTACCTGGAAGGAAAAGTTCCATCTATATTCAGAGGAGGtatcaccttcttcttcttcttttcttttttttttttttttggaatcatAATTTTTGCCATTAAGGTATATAGTCAACCCCACAAAATTTTGGGACTGGTTATTGTATATACCAATATGGTATAGTTTGATGATTTTAACTTGATTCTGTTTATAATTCTCCATCTCATGCCTAGAAAGAAGTGAAAGATGGTCACGGTCACTGATtggataattattttttgtgctGTTCAGAGCAAGCCATTGGAAGATTACTATAGGAAGCAGAAGAAACTTCTTGATTTTCATGTGGCAGCTGCACCTGGAGAAACCTGGCAAGGGCTGTTGGCTGCATTACAGCTCCAGCATATCAATGCTGTTAGTTCTTCACCAAAGTTGACCGCTTGATTTGTTTTCATCGGGTCTTTGGCTGCCCTCCTATCCATTTTGTTATATTAGTATATATGAATGAGAGAGAACCACAGAGAGTATTGAAGCACTTTCGGATGCAAATATTCCGattcagttttgaatttttgacgTTTTGAGTCTTTTTTTACCTACCTAGTGTTCATGCAATGTTTGTAAGTGTGATGTAGTTCCGGTGAGAGATGAAAAGCAGAGAAGAATATTGGCATGTATGACCGTTATTTATatacttattaaaaatattcttttttcgTTATCTGCTTTGTTAAACTTTGCTTATTGTTATCTTAAATTCTGACTGCAATatatcattctttctttttaatccATGGTATGAGTTTAATTTCGTGGTTTTTCCTTGTCTTTCCCTTCTTTACATCTGAACTGATGATAAATATTTTGCAGTTTGTTGGCTTAAAGATAGAGAATGCTTACAATTTACAAAGACTAAAAATGTGTGAGTGCATCTGTGTCTAAGCCAAAATTCTTAACGGCTATGTATTGTATACTAGGACAATTTATATGCCAAATTGACCTTCTCAGCTGACTTAAATTAGTAAGATACTTAGAAGGTTTAGTAAAACTAGAAACTTAAAAGGTTTAGtaaaagtagaaacaaaaaatgaaggGGGAATCAGACTTAATAGTCAAGAGATATTAAAGAGCAACCAATTTTGATATCTAATTCATAAAGATGGAGAGATTGAAGAGAATTTTGATATCTAATTCATAAAGATGGAAAGATTGAAGAGGATGTGAATCATAAAATAAGAGCAAGGTAAATGAAGTAGAAAAGTGCATCATGAGTATTGTGCAATCATAGAATACCTCTTAAGTCTCTTaagttaaaggaaaaaattCGTAAGACTATTATACACCATCTATGTTTTATGGTATTGAATGTTGGGCTCTTAAAAAGTAACATATTCATAAATTGAGTATAGCTGAAATAAGAATATACATGGAAAGATATGATTCAAGTTGAGGAAATTTGCTTAAAGATGAGGGTAGCTCCTATctatgaaaagaaaaggaagagtcTTTAAGATGGTTTGGTCATATTCAATAGAGAGCAACTAatgcacaaataaaaaagagtgagttgatttaagttgagggaatgaaaaaaatgtaaagaaagacataaatgatattagtagaagtaataaaaagTATGACTTTAGATATGGTAGAATTATGTACGTTAAATGTATAGATTTGTGtacattcttttaaaaaatttatacacaaAATGTTCACGATTTTCAAAGAATGTTcacagtttttcaaaaaatatacacATTACGAACATTTAACGTACACATTTTTCAAAGATTGTACACAATTATGTACATTTAACGTACACAATTTTTCGAAAAACGTAACTAACTCTATACAATTAACATAcacaattttcaaataatttagaAATTTGTGTATCATACGTATACaatttttgaagaattttttaaagaaggTACACAATTTTGCATATTCAACTaaacatttttcaaacaattttaaaGAATGTAtccaattttgtatatttaacttgcacaaaatttcaaagaatGTATTGAATTTTGTACATTTAATGTTGGGGAtattacacaaagtaataatgAAAGAACAAGGTTaacataaaagacaaacaaaaaatagataacttggaggCACTATAACgttttccttagacaatatttgccctCCACACTAttgttgctaaagggttatcGCAAATTTGTCCCTAAGATTAACCAAGATATTGGATTTTACAGATAGAAATTATGGAGAATGACCACaagatttcttgtgtttctctttaacttatttttcaagtgaacataagtCTCTATATATACTCATAGGGTTATTTACATCAAATATGGAGagttaaaatatttcataaaaccGTTCACAAGGCTTGAAACCTTTTCAAACTCTCTGAACAGTCACCAGAAAATTCTGCCAAAAAATCCTGATTTTCGATTTTTGATCAATCAAAAATTCCTTTCGATCGATCGATTCTCTTTTTGATCGGTCAAACAGGAATCGAGCAACGATCGAGACATCCAGAAACTCCAggattttttctttaccatttcGATCGACCGAGGCAAAGTTTCAACTAATCGAAAATGCTTAACTTCAAATTTTCGCTTAGAAAAttctagaacttgaattttactttatgaaacaatattctaTAAACTCAAATATCATTGTTACAACCTATccatgtatatacctatatatacaacatttaACAtacacattttcaaaaaatgttcaCAAAAATGTATGAAATTATGTATACTCAATGTGCtcgatttttcaaaaaaatataacaaattctCTTAGGTTGTTGCCGGATCAAACTGCAGCCCCGGTGCATGGTCATTCCAACTAGCTGGTGAAACTATGCTCTAAGCATTTA
This DNA window, taken from Quercus robur chromosome 2, dhQueRobu3.1, whole genome shotgun sequence, encodes the following:
- the LOC126714645 gene encoding probable adenylate kinase 7, mitochondrial, whose product is MSVLSQLRSLAPRRIGLLSTRAYGSAAQLQYDYSEEEDSEDEGAPRQLGMAESEGWGWVPERGVQWVLMGDRGIKRHVYGERLSKLLEVPHISMGTLVRQELHPRSSLYKQIANAVNEGKLVPEEIIFALLSKRLEEGYCRGETGFILDGIPRTRMQAEILDQIADIDLVVNFKCTEDSLLKKNLRAGNFSHHRDHLSMSNYPGCNLNLQSQDKQLDSSSADSGATWKEKFHLYSEESKPLEDYYRKQKKLLDFHVAAAPGETWQGLLAALQLQHINAVSSSPKLTA